GAAAGCAGTGGAATCCAATGAAACCTTGTGTCTCACAGACTCTTTCAAAGATCTAAGAAAGGACCATGTTACAAGAGGGCATGATGAAGATCAAACTGAGGCAGTCAAAGAAATAATAGTGGCACAGTGTGACATGGTTTCTTGCATGGAAACTCACAAGGAATTAATAACCGAACCAACAAAGGATGAACAAGATGAAGAACAATCCTTGGAAACgtataaaacaggaaaagtggaATGTATAACAACTCCTCCAGAGGCTCCTGTCAGTACATCTGACCGTACTAACACCTCCAACAGAACAGAGAGAACTGGTGTTCTTGACGAAAAGTGTACTGACAGTGTAGATAATGCTGTAATGGTTTCTAATAGTGATTCAGAAAGTATTGATCTTGCAGAAAATACAGCTTCATCAGTTGATGGGATTATACCTGAATCCACAGCTAATGAACAAGAATACAGCCCCGAAAATAAGGGTAAGGAAACCCCTGGAGCTGAATCACATGGTCCAGGCAACAGTGATGTTGCTGCTGACCTATCAGAATCCACAAATGATCCTGAGAGACAACACTTCCCACCAGTCTTGCCACCAAATGCTGATGACTTAACTGACCATCTGGAAGTTGGGCCTCTTTCTGAGCCACTATCAGATCCAAAAACACTTAGTGATGATACTCCCATCTTGGTTCTTGACAAAGATCCTGAGGAGGCAACTGAGACCATTAAAAATGAAGAGCAGTATGGAATAGAGAGTGAACAAGAAGACTTTTCTTCCACTGTCGATTCTGTGAGTCATAATAGTGATAATTCAGAGCTCAAACCAGATGAGACACAGAAGGAGGAGCTGAACAGAGACTTGAGGGAACCTGAAGATGCTGCAGTGTCAGACAGTTCCTTTCATGATGAGAAAGGTGTCAGTTGTGATAGTGCGTCATTAACTAAGAACCCTGATGCATTTGACACCGAAAAGTGTCTGTTGAAGACTGAAGGTCAGAATGAAAATGCAGTTGCTGTAGACAGCCAGATATTGGATGGTAAGGAACAGGCAGCTGATAACCCTGATGCATTTGACACTGAAAACAGTCTGTTGCAGACTGAAGGTCAGGATGTAAGTGTAGATGCTGGAGACAGCCAGATATTAGAGGGTGAGGAACAGGGAGCTGAGAACCCTGATGTATTTGACACTGAGAAAAGTCTGTTGCAGACTGAAGGTCAGGATGTAAGTGTAGATGCTGGAGACAGCCAGATATTAGAGGGTGAAGAACAGGGAGCTAAGAACCCTGATGTATTTGACACTGAGAAAAGTCTGTTGCAGACTGAAGGTCAGGATGTAAGTGTAGATGCTGGAGACAGCCAGATATTAGAGGGTGAAGAACAGGGAGCTGATAACCCTGATGTATTTGACACTGAGAAAAGTCTGTCGCAGACTGAAGGTCAGAATGAAAATGCAGTTGCTGTAGACAGCCAGATATTGGATGGTAAGGAACAGGCAGCTGATAACCCTGATGCATTTGACACTGAAAATAGTCTGTTGAAGATTGAAAGTCAGGATGTAAGTGTAGATGCTGGAGACGGCCAGATATTAGAGGGTGAAGAACAGGAAGCTGATAACCCTGATGTATTTGACACTGAGAAAAGTCTGTTGCAGACTGAAGGTCAGAATGAAAATGCAGTTGCTGTAGACAGCCAGATATTGGATGGTAAGGAACAGGCAGCTGATAACCCTGATGCATTTGACACTGAAAAGAGTCTGTTGAAGATTGAAGGTCAGGATGTAAGTGTAGATGCTGGAGACAGCCAGATATTAGAGGGTGAAGAACAGGCAGCTGATAACCCTGATGCATTTGACACTGAAAAGAGTCTGTTGAAGATTGAAGGTCAGGATGTAAGTGTAGATGCTGGAGACAGCCAGATATTAGAGGGTGAAGAACAGGGAGCTAAGAACCCTGATGTATTTGACACTGAGAAAAGTCTGTTGCAGACTGAAGGTCAGGATGTAAGTGTAGATGCTGGAGAGAGTCAGATATTAGAGGGTGAAGAACAGGTAGCTAAGAATCCTGACACATTTGACACTGAAAAGAGTCTGTTGGAGGCTGAAGGGCAGAATGTAAGTGTGGAAGCTGGCGACAACCAGATATTAGAGGGTGAGGAACAGGGAGCTGAGAACCCTGCCGCATTTGACAATGAAAAGAGTCCGTTGAAGACTGAGGGTCAGGATGAAAAAAATGGCCAGGTATCAGAGGGTGACGAAAAGGCAGATGAATCAAATTCTGTTTCTGCTGTGGAAACAGATGAGATCAATAGCACTGATGTGTTGAGTACACCTGACACTCCGGAAGaagctgcagagcttggttccTGTTTGGAGCAAAACCCCAGCACTGGAGACAAAGGTGTTGCAGAAGATCCTAATTATAAAATGGGTCCAAACGATCAGGAAAGTGAGACAGGTCTTTGTCCTGTGACTGAGCAACTGCATGAATTCAGCAAAGATGAATGCAAGGATGACTCATCTCAACCGATCCAGCAGGGCAAcgaggatgaagatgaggaagGGCAATCTTTTGATTTCGATGACATCGATATTGAGGCAGCTGTAGAAAAAAGTATCTCTGAAAACCAAGAAGAGGACATGGTTGAGGAGGGAGTCGAAGCAATGTCAGATGGAAGCAGTAATGGTTGTCCAGAGCTGTGTCAaagcaaaagtaaaacaaatgaaagtacAAAAAGTGAAGAAACTGGAGGCAATAATGAGAAGTCTAAGGTAGATGAGTGTAACCAGGTATATTCACTAAATACAGAGTCTGATACAACTCCTCAGGACACCCAGAACTCTTTGACTCATGAGGGAGCCACTTCAGATGGGGACAGGCACATGATTAAAGAagaaactgttttaaatgttggaaAGTTGGATATTGTTGAGAACATTAACCAGGCAACATCTTTACCAGTAGAGGAAGGGGTAGATGCAATTAAGCATGAAATGCAGGGTGATGATGTGGTTTTACCAAAGAGTGCAGACCAAGTGGTCAGTAAGAAAGATCCACAGCATTCTGGAAAAGACATGAAGAAGAATAGCAAGAAAGGCAAAGGCAAAAGCAAAGAGGACTGTAAGATGTCCTAGTTAAGAAATTGTATATACTAATGGTATAGATCATTATGATGCTCCTTTACTAGTCTTTGCATtgctggtaaaaaaataaatatctaaaaatCAATCATTCCCAAGTGATAATTGGTGTaagtttgtgtatttaaaaaaaatctaattgaaAATTCAAGttgtatgtggaaaaaaaaaaaaaatagtgaaatGATAGAGATGTAAATGGCAAAGCTATGGTAGATTCTAAAAGTGGACATTCCTGTAATATGTGCTGAATATtgatacacatttaaaatactgCTTGTGTTGTATCGTGGATGAAACTGCAATAGTTTCACAGACCATTTGTTCTGCTTCATGTAATCCTTATCTCCTCAATGTATCTATCACACAGGTGTACAATCCAATCATATTAGCTGAATGAAAGGAGCTATATGTTACCTAATGTTTGCATTAACTGCAGATAAAGTGACAGCTCAGGTTGTTGTAATTGTGATTGTATTACATAGTGACTGTGGTCTGTGCACCCCCTGCACGCCAGGAGAAACAGATTTTAGGCACTTATCAATACCTTATAAAATCCTCACCATCATAAATGAAGATTATGTTTAATGCCTAATTTAGTGATTAAACTGATACTTTGTGCCACTTTGTAAACCGCTTTtcactcacaccaaagtccataaagaagaCCAGCTGAGGGGGCGTGGCTGCCTGTCTCACACAGGTTCTGGACCCAGAGGGTGCACACAGTGCAGTCATCTGTATGTAATTCTGTCAATATAAATTGCTGCAAGTTCAGCATCAAATGCATTCTGTTTTCAGTGGTGGAATGATTACTTCTGTTtaagttagcatgctaactagCGGGACGATATCTTCCCTCGCTCAGTTACAATCACCATCACCTGCAAGACACTGTGTTCTCTGGCAGAGAAAATTGCATATAGCAGTTTCAGGGTTGTAGCAAACTGGATTTTTCTTGTTCTAGCCGTGATGTAATGAaggttaaaatgaaaatacaatggTAATCACGGcctgttttaattaaataaagtaATTCCTGAAGCTCTGAATTCTAAGGCATGTTGATGTATATTGATTAATGTGTAACACTGCACTCTCACGTACTCTGTGGAAGTTTCACTTTGAAACACTTGGATCCACTGCATTGTCCACCTGTTGTTAAGCTTTGTTTGAGCTGCATGCACTGgaagttgagaaatgttcaactGTCCCAATGGCAGCAGCACTAACAGCAACCAATCAAATCAAGTTATGCAAATATTATTATGTTTCTGCTCAAACAGTATACCGTCCAAAATGAGCTACTGGACATGGCCTTTCTCCCCATTTCCAATGCTTTTGACAGACAGTGTACTCAACAGTGCTGGATATCACATTGCCATTATTTAAGCAGCAATAACATTATTTTACGAATTTGGCCATGACAGACACCTCCAGTACCAGACATCAAAAACCTCCACTGTTAAGCATCAAAGTGATGCATACTTGGGAGTGCTCTGtaataaatgcatgttttcattttgtggcACTTAATGGAGAAGATGAATGTTGTGCCTGAACAatcaaatgcaaataaatatcCTGCTGATACAATTTTGAAATGTCATGTTAATTATATGACtgtctgttttttaatgatACAACACCATGTTTTTCTCTCACCATATTAGAACTTGAATTTCATTTATACTCTAGTGTCAATGTAGTTCCACCAGCTGTGTGCTCCTCAATTGACCCTCCTTTCCACAGTCTGtgcatgctaacatgctaacactcacacaccatcAACCCCCCCATGGATTCCTGCACTGTTGCATGCATCAGCCTTCCACCTTGAcccagcccacacacacacacacccatcccGCCTCCTTGGTTCCTCCCACTCCTGGTATGttgacttatttttttctttttaacgaTGGACTGAAGCAGTTGTGATAATTTGTTGctgaaaacactgatgttttaaTTACCATGAAGCCAAATAATAAGCCTTTTCTGAGACATGAGTTATTTTCTcatatgggttttttttcttatagaGATCCGCCTGAGGAAACTGGTGGATGAGCGGGAGAAAATGATTGAGCAGGTGAGTCAGTGACAGAGATGTGGTTGTTATTTACTGGTGTCCCCACTGAGTGACATGTTATGTTTCAACAGTGTATGTAGACACTAGTCTAGAATACACTGCAATTACTTATCACACACTTTATGTGTATACATTGTAaggctgattttatttttcctccatttaAATTGGATCAAATGctaaatgtattattcattatttattattttcacaacTTAAACTGCAGGAAATGGTGAAAGATGTTGATATTTCCTcatcaaaaatacaatattctCAAAAGCttaatccacaaaccaaagatattccaTTTTCcaacataaagaaataaactaAACGGAACCTATTTACATTTAGAGGTCCGAGGGTTTATCGGCAGAAATTTAATATAGTGCCCACtgcccataagtatgtttgtattttttatattaactgtatatttgcttcaaaataaaaaactttgGTTTTCTTAGCCTTAGAATATGTCTTTTATGTGTACATTAGGTAAGCACCTTGCTGCAGACCAACCAGCCAGAGTGTTTTCAAATTCTGAAGCAGAAGAGTACTATACATAAAAGATGCATTAACCAACTGAAACTGATTGATCTATTATCATAATGGTTGACATTTAATTAAGTAACTGATAAGTAATTTGATAGTAATTTATTAATTGTTTTGCAGCCCCAGTAGAACCCAATTGcattcatcacatttgtttgtgttttggtcgTCCGTCCATCCGTCCTCATCGACATCTTGATTTGTTGGAATTTGGAACAAACATACTTGATAATAAATGGAATTGGTTTAGGtgccgtttttttttattattattattattattattattgtcaaaaTGATATCTCAGGAACAACAATTTCaaaggttattattattgtgaggTTATGATGCCTCACAAAACATGTATTTTGCCCTCTGGCCATTAAATATCCTTGAAATCAACTTCTATCTTACATTAGTGGTAAACACTGTAGATTGTAAGTGTGGAGGCAAATAACTGCTGTCTGGTGATTGTTGTGGAGTCATTTTATTGGTTCACAATACATATGTGTTAAATATTCCACTTTTTGACAATGATCTTACAGCCCAGCACATCAAAGTATTTAAAAcaccagttttttttatttttggttcttCTGTCACAGTGATAATGACACCAACATGTGACGTGTGTTAGACTGTGCACTGCATCCTGTGACGTGTTCTAACTGTATGAACAGGTGAAGAAACTAAAGGCTCAGCTGGAACAGAAATCCCAGAAGAATGGCTCGGACAGTAACTCAAGCCCAGACGGTGAGATTTTTGAAAATGGCAATGATCCCAACATAATGGAATTACAGAGTAAGTGCATGTTGATCATTCTCAAGAGCAGTCCTGTGTGCTACCTCCTTAAACTCATCAACGTTTTCTTAATCTGTCCAGGAGATTCCAGCAGGCAAATGAGTGATTTGAAGTTCAAGCTTGTGAAGGCTGAACAAGAAGTTACTGCTTTAGAGCAAAATGTAAGCAGAGAAGAATTGTGACAGCGCTGAAAACATAACATTGTTCCcagtctgtttttattcaatgatTTCATTTGTTCCAGGTGACCAGACTGGAGGGTCAGGTGACTCGCTACAAGACGGCATCAGAGAACTCCGAGAAAGTGGAGGATGAGCTGAAAGCAGACAAACGGAAACTGCAACGAGAGGTAGAGCATCATTTCCGTTTACTGCAGAAATAAGTCAAGCCAATTTTCAGCCAAACGGCCAACTCACACATGCCTGATGAAGGTGTCAACTGATATGtctttcattcactttgaatggtaAGCATTGCAGAACTGCAGATATCACAATCACTGCAGCAATTTAGCAACCCTTGCTATATAGTCGGCCATGGCAGACCCAGGTTTGCTAGTCATGCTCAGTTGACCTTAAACAACACATGATCAGTTGTCGCCAAATGTGAAATACTGGATATTTGATCAGAGTCTGTTACCACTTCAGCTacaccagccaatcagagactaGGACAGGGTGATGATAGATGGAACCTGAACAGGAAAACAGTGTTTcatcagagagaagaaaaaacaaaaaaaaacatcacaaatgtgaCGGATAACAGACATATGTGTGTTTCCGAGACGAGACATGCTAGTCTGGGCTCCTCACTCATGTAGTCTGAACAACAATCTTATGCTTTGAAAGTTGCATTGTGTGAACTTGgctttttcaggtttcttttaaataaacgtCGTTTCACTCTCACCATCTCATCCAACAGCTGCGGTCGGCGCTGGACAAGGTCGACGAACTCGAGTCGAACAACAGCCATCTTTCTAAAAGACTGGAGAAGATGAAGTCTAGTCGTGGTATGGCACAGACTCCGTAgcaccaaccccccccccccccccccccacatgtcAAAGCTGGCTGATCACATGGAAACAAAACCTCCTGCACTCTGTCTTTCATCTGCCTGATAGTtgaaaaaaatggacaaaaaaaatttCAAAAAGTTACTTATTGCATTCAAAGAATAGAGAACTCCATCGAGTCATGTGCcatttctttgtctgttttctgtccGATGAGAATATTTCAGATTTGTGCACACACCCAGGAAGTACATGAGGTAGGACAGCAGATGCTTGTGTACCTCACAACATTGGTTGATCCTCtgcactgctttttttttgggatgGTGGGGATAGGGGTGGGGGGTTGGACTAAAGAGACACAATGttgcactgccctctactgCTGTTCATCAACATATTTACTTGCCTTGCTTacgaggagaaggagaagagacaTATCCCAGGGCAGTGGACAGAGACACTGATTTTACTTTCAGGGGCGTGAGTGCTCTGTATGGGTTGTGAATGAAAGAGCAAAACTCAGTGTATTTTCCCTTTCTGACTTTTGCAATCCGAAGccaaactatttttaaaaatgtaaatgttggaTAGTCAGTTCAGGTTTGTATGTTTGAAAACTGAATTGGACAAAAGGACTTGGTTCAGCTCATAAGACGCAATAAAATCATCACAGCTAATAAGTCACCAGCTGTGAGCTGTGCTAGTTCAACAGCAGCCTGACACAGGTTTATGGAATGTTACACAGCTTGACTCAGTGTGGACCTCATCTTCTTATAGTGTGTTCTATTTGCCTCAGAGGTTGTTGTCCTTGGTGTTTTGTGGCAGTTGGCATTTATAATGTTACATTACTGCCTTCGTCGTAACTGAGGATGACGTCACACCTGAGTTAAAGTACGTCCCACCTTCCACAGAGAAAGGCTGATCAGGTTGTTTGGAGGTTCTAGGGGTAGGCGATATGAAGATATTAGATCATTAAGAATTAGAACGCAGTGACGATCTGCCAAAGCAGAGAGATAGTAGCATCGTCTATAGGGCACATTCTATCATTGCTGTTCTATGCTCTTGCACAGACACATCTgggtttttctctcctctgattTATGCCCACTCAAGAGATACAGCGATCGACCAATCATACCGAACTACAGGCGTGAATTTCTCATCCCCCACCCTTGTTTGATACCGGccacatccacacagaaatggaaCCAAATGTAAACCATCTTTTTGGCATCATTTTAGGAAATATCTCGTAATATCATTCTGCTGCACGAGTGAGCTTCATCTAGCTGTATTTACTGCCGGCGGAGAGCTGGTCTGACTGTAGACAGAGAggagcaagaaaaaaacaacaatttaagaACATACACTCAGCTTGATCAGGAAGAGTCTCTGGACTTCTAGCTCTTCCAACAATAATATAACATATCACATTAGTGCCTTCTTTGTTTCATCCTTCATGACACTCAACtgacactccacacacacacacacacacacacacacacacacacacacacacacacacacagagttcctAAAGGCACCGCAGCACTCTCACAACAtttgtaaatgtgtcatttactcattaaattaaaataaaaatagattttgaGTGAATTAAAACAGTCTGAGAATGAGTGTTATAAAGTGCACAGACTGTTTCAAATCTGTTCAGAAATGCtctgttatatatatttttttcttgtcaggCTGTTTTTACATAGGAGAATAGTTTGGTTGCAATTGTTCAGTAACTTGCAAAAccaaaaaataatgtaaaaaaataaaatcatgaaaacagcAAATAGCACAGTACTAGTACTTGGACTATAACGGTATACAAAAGAAAATACCCCTTTGATTCGGGCCATGAGCCAGATGAGTTGATAAATTGGAATTACAACTTCAGGGGGCGCTACAATCAAAGCTTTCAACTCCCTGGGTAATTACGACCTCCGAGTACAACTGGAACACACTATTGTATAGTAACATCTCTGCTGGTTTCTGCTTCACTGGTTGACTCTCATGCACATAACGAGGACTCAAAGCCGTGTTAGACTGAAGACACTGAAGATGCTGCTCCACTgtttacaaacatgtttgtaagGAAACTAAGAAATGTAATCTGTGtgcaataaaatgtcaaaccCTTTAGATGCATGTGGGCAGTTAAGGCCTGGACTCATTCATCTTTGGACACATTGATGACTTGATGTATGGTTTCCACCCCTTTCCCTCCATGTTAATTAGTCTAAATGTTTTCAGCTGTGTTCCCAATCAAGGTCTAACCTGAAATTGAGTTTTGGACCATAGACCACACAGTCCGACACTGTAGATGTTCAGCCCATCAAGAGCCGCACATGTACACTTCAGAATGTAGGATCTGTCGGTCCAAAAGTaacatttttaaagctgcagtaggcaggaacAAGTTTGTCAAGTTTCATCTGCAGATTGttagaaaaaaagcagatttcCTATGCAACAAATAGCCTGAGGAAACACTATGCTGAtgtcaaaatgtttaattatgcaAACTAATTTTGAGTCTAATTTTTTCAGGTAGTTCACTGTAGTAGATGTGGTAGAACATGCCTGCTCTCACACACTGATTGGTCCTGTGGGACAGAAAAACGCTGTGAACTTGATTTGCAATATACTGAATGTTTATTGTCGAATTATGGATCAATAACCCACCCACTgtactaaatataaatataaagaaataggTTTGCATTCTCATGTCTTGTTGCGACTTAACAGCCGTTTAACGTCGCTTGAGAGGAGATGGGTCCTGTTTGTTCGCCGCTGGTACAGAGGAGCACGCTGAGTCTGGGTAAGCAAGTTTCAGGATGTTTAATAAACACAACAGCTACTACAGCGGTTATTTCGAAATGCACACCCAGGTAAGATGTAGTACGTGCACTGTTTGCGTATGTGTATCATAGCTGAACATAAAGCGGTCAACAAAAATTACGGCTACCTGACTCTCCTCTCTCCACCCAGTGCAGGTGATTCAGCCCCTAATTATAACCTGCTACTGTGCCCACATGACCCAAACCCCACATCACCGTGGCAACCATACCAAGCAAATCAAAGCCCAAATAATCCCCCGCAAACAATGTGTGGCTCCTACATGtcttgacatgtttttaatatttgccTGTGGTGTTATTTCAGTCTTTACAATACTgagtaaaataacatttgttgaaaaaaaagttCTATACAGGACAGTTTCCTAAACATAAGGCAAAATGTCActtaataaatatatttttttcctcagtctACATTTCTCTACAGACACTCATCCAGGTTTGGTGAATTGCCTGGTGGGTGACGTACTACCAGAGTCCTCCTGTGTCTTTGTGACCGATGTATCGGCATAAAATGTCCGCTTTTGGATTCGCTGAATCATGCGGCGCCCGTAAAAGTCCTTATAATCAGCAGGGAGTTCGTCCAGAATGTGCAGTGCCCTCTCAAGAACCTGAAGGGCTCGAGTTGCAGCCGCTGGGTCTTTATTGCCATATGGATCCTTTTTGTCATAGCTGTCAGCAGGTAGATGGCGCCAGAACACATTAACACCCACACCAAACAGCAGCGCCGTGGTATTATGAAACCACAAGGCTGAGGGAAACAGGCAAAATGGATTAAGTGAGGTCTTACATTTATGATTTGTTAGGTGACCTTGGTTTGAGGTGCATGAAAAGAAATGCAGCATTTAGATGACTAAGTGATTGCCGAAGAGCTCGGTGAATGACAACTCTCCTTACCAGGGATAAAGAGCACATCTCCAGGTTCCAGCACACACTCGTACCGCTTAGCCTTCACAAACTCGGGAAACCGCTTCAAATCTGGCACGTCAATGTCCAGAACCTCAGATTTATCACCTAGAGGgtcaaagtgaaatgaaagatCTCAAACAAtcacaattctttttttaaaaaaaacttgattaaaaaaagatttagtttcatttattttcatctgtcacttttaaacaaatgttgttaGTTCACCTAGATGATCAGTGGGTGGGCAAAAGTCCAGTGCGTGTAATTGAAGAGCACCAGCAGCCGTTAAAACATGGTGACATTTCATTGCTACTTCCATCTGTTATTGTAGTCATATTTTCTAAGACTGAAGGAATATTGGAGTTTCAAGAGTCCCCACATGTGATGCTAAAGGGAGTGACATTTCT
This genomic interval from Solea solea chromosome 2, fSolSol10.1, whole genome shotgun sequence contains the following:
- the lrrfip1a gene encoding titin isoform X12, which translates into the protein MGTQGTGRKRSTKKDKSTAEDDALNLIAREAEARLAAKRAARAEAREIRMKELERQQKELSDDDERMSVGSRGSVRVEDRDYLEKGSRTASSLTAATLTSLGGTSSRRGSGETALAVDAETSIREIKEIHELKDQIQDVETKYTQNLKEAKDRLTEMEEKYRKAMVSNAQLDNEKNNLMYQVDTLKDSLMELEELLSESRRQYEEKVKEFDREKHTHGVLQFQFNEMKETLKQSEELLNEIHQLRMKQEGFVREISDLQETVEWKDKKIGALERQKEYSDAIRTERDELREEVVTLKDILKKHGIVLGPDLNINGDNGEAEVDGPPSGDSACQPAQDSQISPTEGNSVLGNTEETLLRSCGDEEVDPEQHQEIQKEGAKENQSNSDTLFNVDVSTMEASREEKPTEEQTRSPTVEDSSDESGHNKDLNNDHPITEAKSKVIYIPEIKDIVKSAEENIVDGETPEGGKLETRKPDLVETETKSSGVDTNDDNFGQTCNEQEDKPEDANESTMTNTESCPRQTVVKDSLMDSLLHETISAESNTAPHESENAEEAEDDEADVPSKSQGATAAGKKKKRKRRGKKKVNIQRDGTDKEIDKTQVLKSAEGDNGSTPDPNADSVMENVKESKIEQVENEQDEQKTDEVGAAKAVESNETLCLTDSFKDLRKDHVTRGHDEDQTEAVKEIIVAQCDMVSCMETHKELITEPTKDEQDEEQSLETYKTGKVECITTPPEAPVSTSDRTNTSNRTERTGVLDEKCTDSVDNAVMVSNSDSESIDLAENTASSVDGIIPESTANEQEYSPENKGKETPGAESHGPGNSDVAADLSESTNDPERQHFPPVLPPNADDLTDHLEVGPLSEPLSDPKTLSDDTPILVLDKDPEEATETIKNEEQYGIESEQEDFSSTVDSVSHNSDNSELKPDETQKEELNRDLREPEDAAVSDSSFHDEKGVSCDSASLTKNPDAFDTEKCLLKTEGQNENAVAVDSQILDGKEQAADNPDAFDTENSLLQTEGQDVSVDAGDSQILEGEEQGAENPDVFDTEKSLLQTEGQDVSVDAGDSQILEGEEQGAKNPDVFDTEKSLLQTEGQDVSVDAGDSQILEGEEQGADNPDVFDTEKSLSQTEGQNENAVAVDSQILDGKEQAADNPDAFDTENSLLKIESQDVSVDAGDGQILEGEEQEADNPDVFDTEKSLLQTEGQNENAVAVDSQILDGKEQAADNPDAFDTEKSLLKIEGQDVSVDAGDSQILEGEEQAADNPDAFDTEKSLLKIEGQDVSVDAGDSQILEGEEQGAKNPDVFDTEKSLLQTEGQDVSVDAGESQILEGEEQVAKNPDTFDTEKSLLEAEGQNVSVEAGDNQILEGEEQGAENPAAFDNEKSPLKTEGQDEKNGQVSEGDEKADESNSVSAVETDEINSTDVLSTPDTPEEAAELGSCLEQNPSTGDKGVAEDPNYKMGPNDQESETGLCPVTEQLHEFSKDECKDDSSQPIQQGNEDEDEEGQSFDFDDIDIEAAVEKSISENQEEDMVEEGVEAMSDGSSNGCPELCQSKSKTNESTKSEETGGNNEKSKVDECNQVYSLNTESDTTPQDTQNSLTHEGATSDGDRHMIKEETVLNVGKLDIVENINQATSLPVEEGVDAIKHEMQGDDVVLPKSADQVVSKKDPQHSGKDMKKNSKKGKGKSKEDCKMS
- the lrrfip1a gene encoding titin isoform X1, which produces MGTQGTGRKRSTKKDKSTAEDDALNLIAREAEARLAAKRAARAEAREIRMKELERQQKEIFQVQKKYYGLNTKLDDRVDNRWGDIEQWMEDSERYSRSSQIHMLSDDDERMSVGSRGSVRSDLDAVGAYGGGGASHKKSKKKKKHKHKDKDRNGYDDNYSVISSRSSRLSDESRVSRSSRLDLTSSLLTDDSRASRASRSDLQPTSFTSSDLYNGLSTSRNHGSTYNGYQNYEDSLCSGSRRLTGSSSHPLEYTSYRSSGSRASSRASSARASPVDNCSSVASFLRSTASSSGLTRDLDDVTIPDFPDVEDRDYLEKGSRTASSLTAATLTSLGGTSSRRGSGETALAVDAETSIREIKEIHELKDQIQDVETKYTQNLKEAKDRLTEMEEKYRKAMVSNAQLDNEKNNLMYQVDTLKDSLMELEELLSESRRQYEEKVKEFDREKHTHGVLQFQFNEMKETLKQSEELLNEIHQLRMKQEGFVREISDLQETVEWKDKKIGALERQKEYSDAIRTERDELREEVVTLKDILKKHGIVLGPDLNINGDNGEAEVDGPPSGDSACQPAQDSQISPTEGNSVLGNTEETLLRSCGDEEVDPEQHQEIQKEGAKENQSNSDTLFNVDVSTMEASREEKPTEEQTRSPTVEDSSDESGHNKDLNNDHPITEAKSKVIYIPEIKDIVKSAEENIVDGETPEGGKLETRKPDLVETETKSSGVDTNDDNFGQTCNEQEDKPEDANESTMTNTESCPRQTVVKDSLMDSLLHETISAESNTAPHESENAEEAEDDEADVPSKSQGATAAGKKKKRKRRGKKKVNIQRDGTDKEIDKTQVLKSAEGDNGSTPDPNADSVMENVKESKIEQVENEQDEQKTDEVGAAKAVESNETLCLTDSFKDLRKDHVTRGHDEDQTEAVKEIIVAQCDMVSCMETHKELITEPTKDEQDEEQSLETYKTGKVECITTPPEAPVSTSDRTNTSNRTERTGVLDEKCTDSVDNAVMVSNSDSESIDLAENTASSVDGIIPESTANEQEYSPENKGKETPGAESHGPGNSDVAADLSESTNDPERQHFPPVLPPNADDLTDHLEVGPLSEPLSDPKTLSDDTPILVLDKDPEEATETIKNEEQYGIESEQEDFSSTVDSVSHNSDNSELKPDETQKEELNRDLREPEDAAVSDSSFHDEKGVSCDSASLTKNPDAFDTEKCLLKTEGQNENAVAVDSQILDGKEQAADNPDAFDTENSLLQTEGQDVSVDAGDSQILEGEEQGAENPDVFDTEKSLLQTEGQDVSVDAGDSQILEGEEQGAKNPDVFDTEKSLLQTEGQDVSVDAGDSQILEGEEQGADNPDVFDTEKSLSQTEGQNENAVAVDSQILDGKEQAADNPDAFDTENSLLKIESQDVSVDAGDGQILEGEEQEADNPDVFDTEKSLLQTEGQNENAVAVDSQILDGKEQAADNPDAFDTEKSLLKIEGQDVSVDAGDSQILEGEEQAADNPDAFDTEKSLLKIEGQDVSVDAGDSQILEGEEQGAKNPDVFDTEKSLLQTEGQDVSVDAGESQILEGEEQVAKNPDTFDTEKSLLEAEGQNVSVEAGDNQILEGEEQGAENPAAFDNEKSPLKTEGQDEKNGQVSEGDEKADESNSVSAVETDEINSTDVLSTPDTPEEAAELGSCLEQNPSTGDKGVAEDPNYKMGPNDQESETGLCPVTEQLHEFSKDECKDDSSQPIQQGNEDEDEEGQSFDFDDIDIEAAVEKSISENQEEDMVEEGVEAMSDGSSNGCPELCQSKSKTNESTKSEETGGNNEKSKVDECNQVYSLNTESDTTPQDTQNSLTHEGATSDGDRHMIKEETVLNVGKLDIVENINQATSLPVEEGVDAIKHEMQGDDVVLPKSADQVVSKKDPQHSGKDMKKNSKKGKGKSKEDCKMS